gaaatatttagaTCATCAACGACGGGATACTCCTCTAACTAAACTCCCAATAGATCTGATTGAAGACGTCATTGTAAGCGATTCTCTTCACCTGTTGGAATTGGGagtaatgaaaaaattactaacCAGCTGGCGTACTGGAAAAATGACCAACAAAGCTAAATGGAGTACTTttgaaaaagctaaaatttccGAATTTCTCGTGAATGTCAGGTTTCCTTCTGAAATCCATCGTCGCATGCGGTCTCTTGAATTTGTATCGTTATGGAAAGGATTAGAATACCGCAGTTTTTTGAACTATGTTGGAATAGTcatattgaaaagttatttaCCAGAGAAATACTATGACAATTTCGTTTATTTGTACTGTGCCATTAGAATTTGTTCAGCTAATAAGTATAAACATCTACTCCCAGTAGCGCGATGCCTATTCAATgattttataaatagttttaaGTCTTTATATGGTGTAGAATATGTTACCAGTAACATCCATAATCTGTGTCATGTTGTTGATGAGGTCGAAAGGTTCGGGGATTTGTCAACACTCAGCGCATATCCATTCGAAAATTATTTGcacacattaaaaaaattgcttaaagcAGGGCCAAATCCACTAGCGCAGGTGGCGAATCGTATTTCAGAGAATATGAATGCAGGAGAGTCATTTTCCTTTGAAGAGCAGATCATAAGTAAATCTCCAATATCAGTTGAGAAAACCAAAAAGATTTGTAAAATCACTTTCCCAAGTTTTATATTGAGCACTGCCTGTAAAGATAGAtggtttttatcaaaatcattgaaaattgttTGCGTCGTAAACATAATCGAAAGTAAAAATGACTGGAAGATTGAAGGGCAGCATCTGCTAAACCAAgcagattttttctcaaaaccatttaaatcaTCTGTTATACATATTTATGTTGCaaatcaaaaccttaaaaaccgatcaaaaaataatttgtacgAATGCAGTGCGATAATGTGTAAACTTGTAGCTATTTCTTGTGCAGATGGAACTGTATTTATACCACTCATACATACTTTGAATTAAACAGATTGTATTCTTGTCACATgttctgaaaataaaacaattgatACAGTAtgtgtttatttaatttttctctttctttgtttttcttttttaaatctcaaacttaggacaaaatcaaaattaatttctctttctttgtttttctattttaaattttaaacttacgaaaaaatcaaaattaacgcGAAAATTCAAACTAATCATTATCAATCTGTGGTTCATTGTAATTCTCCTCTTCAAGAATACCACCATCGTCAATCTCTATCTCCGTCTCTTCTTCCGACTGTTCTTCTTCAGTTCCTTCTTTCATGGTAGTCTGCTCTTTGACTACACGAGCTTTTCCGTTACTCTCGTTAACGTCTTTGCGAATCCGTCCCGGACGAACCGTAGACTTTCGAAGCAGACGGCTCTCGGACCGTTGCTTACAATGTCGGAAGAGTTTAGTTTTACAGAAAGCTTCGATCATGTTAGCATTGTAAGTTGGATCGCCAACTTGGATGATGTGTAACAGTAACTGTGTTACGTTCCCGTATTCGCGAAATCCTCGCTTGCATTTATCACCGCGACTTATTCCCGTCCATGTAAATTGCTTCCAAAAATCGCGTGTAAAAAGACAGTCCACTAAAGCGTAGAATGCATTGTCACCTCGACCGTAATAAGCATTGGGAATAAcgatttttgcaaaataatcAACCTGCAATGATAAAATGTGTAAGGATAGTTGTAAGCAATCattacttaaaacttaaaaaaatgttctaggaGTTGAGTTCGTTTGTCTGTGGCATAGCTTTTCACGGAATTTGTAGCAAATTTGAATCGGCTCATTCAATTATTAAGAAAGAACTTGGATAAATGAGAgggagaaagagagagagacagAGTGAGAGGAGTGGGGGAGGGGTGTAGAAATAGAGAGaatattcaaattaaacttACGTAACATGTGAAGACCTCTCTATTCGCCAGTCTGATGTTCCACTCGGCGAGGTCCTCCTCATCTTTAATCAGAACATGTTTTTCCGCACAATCAAGCACACTGTTCTGGACGGAATTGACACTTGACGTTGGCTTTTGCATTTCCATCAGAACTGCCATCCGGGAAAATCCTTCCTGAAAGCCCTCTTTCATGCAACGATCCACAGTAGCCTGAACAATTGCTGGAATAGTAGTCTGAACAGCTTTGTGAATGGATTCAGAAACCGTTCCCTTCACGGTTGTCGCAATAAACCGCTTTAATTCCTCATTCAACGATGCTTGAGTATGAACATTAGAATTATCTAGAAGTTAATAGTGAAACTATGATAAGAGTGTCTTGTCTTTTCACGTCTTGTAAAACTCACCTGTGATGTTAGCTGTCTCGATAATTTCTTCATTCGCAATGGGAGGTGTTTCAATGTAGTATACGTTGTTACTGGAATGTAGCGAAAGATTACCAACTGCGTCAGGATACTGGACCAGCTCAGTGGagtacaaaaaatcttcaggtACAGTAGGAATTTCCATCTTAGGGCCTTTCGGAGCATTCATCTGGGATTGATGTGATGCAAAACCTGTCACTACTTGCTGTGTATTTTGGAAGTTTGGAGGAGCCGGTTGAGATGGCTGGGATGACGATGCTTGCTGGGTCTTTGGATGAGCCGGATAAGACGCTGATGTAGATGAGGAAGCTGGCTGGGTCTTTGGAGGAGCCGGATAGGATGATGCTGATGACGAAGCTTGCTGGGTcagaactgaaaattaaaaaaggtcataaattcaattatttaaatcCGTTTGAATTACTTTTAACTGTACCTTGACACATAGCATCGTAATTGGTCTGAGGATGCACTTTTTGTCGCTTAGCAGCAGATTTGAGAAGCTTTTTCTTTCCCTCTATGTCCGAAACCTCTTTGTTCTCCATCGTCGTTACAGCTGCTTCCGCTGCAGCAAAACTGCGAaactttttgaacaaaatagcTGGAATGCGTTTTGTCGATCCATGGTACTCGGTTCCACTTTCACGCATCTG
This sequence is a window from Uranotaenia lowii strain MFRU-FL chromosome 3, ASM2978415v1, whole genome shotgun sequence. Protein-coding genes within it:
- the LOC129754016 gene encoding uncharacterized protein LOC129754016 yields the protein MFSVVQFVENNKFKVLAVPSSWVKQNKLLWPKHLSCEKIEQMRESGTEYHGSTKRIPAILFKKFRSFAAAEAAVTTMENKEVSDIEGKKKLLKSAAKRQKVHPQTNYDAMCQVLTQQASSSASSYPAPPKTQPASSSTSASYPAHPKTQQASSSQPSQPAPPNFQNTQQVVTGFASHQSQMNAPKGPKMEIPTVPEDFLYSTELVQYPDAVGNLSLHSSNNVYYIETPPIANEEIIETANITDNSNVHTQASLNEELKRFIATTVKGTVSESIHKAVQTTIPAIVQATVDRCMKEGFQEGFSRMAVLMEMQKPTSSVNSVQNSVLDCAEKHVLIKDEEDLAEWNIRLANREVFTCYVDYFAKIVIPNAYYGRGDNAFYALVDCLFTRDFWKQFTWTGISRGDKCKRGFREYGNVTQLLLHIIQVGDPTYNANMIEAFCKTKLFRHCKQRSESRLLRKSTVRPGRIRKDVNESNGKARVVKEQTTMKEGTEEEQSEEETEIEIDDGGILEEENYNEPQIDND
- the LOC129754015 gene encoding uncharacterized protein LOC129754015, whose protein sequence is MKTPRNTTFISMADNGQYWHHGFEFCLRNLFDKLDRSISISININVDGLPIFKSSLKNFWPILCSVQEFPEMPPFAVGIYYGTAKPKDASEFLTPFIDELLPILEAGMTVNGYLITVKIRCFICDSPARAFIKGVTSFNGKFGCLKCTTKGQYLHITNTMVYPDINATKRTDEDFREKKYLDHQRRDTPLTKLPIDLIEDVIVSDSLHLLELGVMKKLLTSWRTGKMTNKAKWSTFEKAKISEFLVNVRFPSEIHRRMRSLEFVSLWKGLEYRSFLNYVGIVILKSYLPEKYYDNFVYLYCAIRICSANKYKHLLPVARCLFNDFINSFKSLYGVEYVTSNIHNLCHVVDEVERFGDLSTLSAYPFENYLHTLKKLLKAGPNPLAQVANRISENMNAGESFSFEEQIISKSPISVEKTKKICKITFPSFILSTACKDRWFLSKSLKIVCVVNIIESKNDWKIEGQHLLNQADFFSKPFKSSVIHIYVANQNLKNRSKNNLYECSAIMCKLVAISCADGTVFIPLIHTLN